A single genomic interval of Ruminococcus sp. NK3A76 harbors:
- a CDS encoding MATE family efflux transporter → MKNSVNMTEGSILRNLICFAVPVLIGNIFQQLYNVADTAIIGNILGDSALAAVGASAPVYGLLIGFAGGLTNGFAVVIARYFGARNERELKKAVALTYILSAVIAFVLTASSLAILHPLMKSLKTPDEIIANTESYMRIIILFSAVTIAYNMLAGMMRAIGNSRAPLYFLIVSTFVNIGLDFLLVKGFGMGVAGAAIATVISQGVSVMLCFIYALKKCDILVFRKSELGYDRKLLSDLTSTGLSMGLMYAIVSIGSVILQGAVNSFGTSTITAHTAARKIDDIFMLTLGTIALSSSTFASQNYGAGKTDRVKRGIKCSIIIAEIWSAFSVIVCVFLRRPLIQALTGTSDDAVISTASKYIIWNISFFFVLSILLVLRSSLQGVGRKLVPVSGSIVEFLLKILAVAVLAPRLGYFGVCICEPVIWSVCAVIVLVDYNAFIRRTDKLTIDRKTETLSHFDLSSYVEDETPVFKAEAVIPLGQE, encoded by the coding sequence ATGAAAAACTCGGTAAACATGACAGAGGGCAGTATCCTCAGAAATCTTATCTGCTTTGCGGTGCCTGTGCTGATAGGCAATATCTTTCAGCAGCTCTACAACGTTGCAGACACGGCGATAATCGGCAACATATTAGGCGACAGCGCACTTGCGGCAGTCGGCGCTTCGGCACCTGTTTACGGCCTGCTGATAGGCTTTGCAGGCGGCCTGACAAACGGCTTTGCTGTTGTTATCGCAAGATACTTTGGCGCAAGGAACGAGCGTGAACTGAAAAAAGCCGTCGCTCTGACATACATACTCTCGGCGGTCATCGCTTTTGTGCTGACAGCATCAAGTCTTGCGATCCTTCACCCTTTGATGAAGTCTTTAAAGACCCCTGATGAGATAATAGCCAACACTGAAAGCTATATGCGGATAATCATTCTATTCTCAGCCGTGACGATAGCATACAATATGCTTGCCGGAATGATGAGAGCGATAGGCAATAGCCGTGCTCCGCTCTATTTTCTCATAGTCTCGACATTTGTGAACATCGGGCTTGATTTCCTGCTTGTCAAGGGCTTTGGCATGGGTGTTGCAGGAGCAGCGATAGCGACCGTTATCTCGCAGGGTGTTTCTGTGATGCTGTGCTTTATCTACGCTCTTAAAAAGTGCGATATCCTCGTTTTCAGAAAGAGCGAGCTTGGTTATGACAGAAAGCTGCTTTCAGACCTGACGAGCACAGGGCTTTCAATGGGGCTGATGTATGCTATAGTTTCTATCGGCTCTGTTATCTTGCAGGGTGCAGTCAACAGCTTCGGCACGAGCACGATAACCGCACACACAGCCGCACGCAAGATAGACGACATTTTCATGCTGACACTCGGAACGATAGCTCTTTCATCATCTACCTTCGCAAGCCAGAATTACGGTGCAGGAAAGACAGACAGAGTAAAGCGTGGGATAAAGTGCAGCATCATAATAGCTGAGATATGGAGTGCATTCTCTGTCATAGTATGCGTATTTCTGCGCAGGCCGCTGATACAGGCACTCACAGGCACAAGTGACGACGCCGTTATCTCGACCGCATCAAAATACATCATATGGAACATCTCATTTTTCTTTGTGCTTAGCATTCTTCTTGTTTTAAGGAGCAGCTTACAGGGTGTCGGCAGAAAGCTCGTTCCGGTAAGCGGCAGCATCGTGGAATTCCTGCTGAAGATCCTCGCCGTAGCCGTTCTCGCACCCAGGCTCGGATACTTCGGTGTATGCATCTGCGAGCCGGTGATATGGAGCGTCTGCGCTGTGATAGTTTTGGTGGATTACAACGCATTTATCCGCAGGACAGACAAGCTCACCATTGACAGGAAGACCGAGACACTAAGCCATTTTGACCTGTCAAGCTACGTTGAGGACGAGACACCTGTCTTCAAGGCCGAGGCGGTCATTCCTCTCGGGCAGGAATAA
- a CDS encoding AraC family transcriptional regulator, with product MKETMDKQVAYLEYLNRENSFHHHRYDDDMRKFELLKNGDMRSVEEAGRNMRSGEVGHLSDDPIKNMLYLNICHVTLCTRFAIEGGMDAEKAYNASDLFIQHCDKAKSVEELYDLHLEMTEYFTKQAAAAKKASVYSKQIVLCIDYIQRHLHEAIVVRELAQMVGLNESYLSVLFRRETGVTLTEYVILKRMEAAENMLKYSDFTLSEISDILHFASYSHFARTFRKYYDTSPKRYRDSHYRTTVMTE from the coding sequence ATGAAAGAGACTATGGACAAGCAGGTGGCATATCTTGAATACCTCAACCGTGAAAACAGCTTTCATCATCACAGATACGATGATGATATGCGCAAGTTTGAACTGCTAAAAAACGGCGATATGCGCTCGGTCGAAGAAGCCGGGCGTAATATGAGGTCGGGCGAGGTGGGGCATCTGTCAGACGACCCGATTAAAAATATGCTGTATCTAAACATCTGCCACGTCACCCTCTGCACGAGGTTTGCGATAGAGGGCGGAATGGACGCCGAAAAGGCATATAACGCCAGCGACCTTTTTATACAGCACTGCGACAAGGCAAAAAGCGTTGAGGAGCTTTATGATTTGCATCTGGAGATGACCGAATATTTCACAAAGCAGGCTGCCGCTGCGAAGAAGGCAAGTGTTTACTCAAAGCAGATAGTCCTGTGCATCGACTACATTCAAAGACATCTGCACGAGGCGATAGTTGTCAGAGAGCTTGCACAGATGGTGGGGCTTAATGAATCATATCTCTCGGTGCTGTTCAGGCGTGAAACGGGTGTGACGCTTACTGAGTATGTTATCCTAAAGCGCATGGAGGCGGCTGAGAATATGCTCAAATACTCGGATTTCACCCTTTCGGAGATATCGGATATACTGCATTTTGCATCATACAGCCATTTTGCGAGGACGTTTCGGAAATACTATGACACGAGCCCGAAAAGATACCGTGACAGCCATTACCGCACGACTGTTATGACTGAGTAG
- a CDS encoding helix-turn-helix transcriptional regulator, translating to MDNYISKNLRKLRKEHDMTQDELAGKLGVSYQSVSKWEQGKSNPDLAMLPAIAVLFGVTIDELYGMDEIKRQQRLVKLNKRIKENYQLHRVNNNIPLIQEALDEYPDSYDLMFELGRSYFLAHVDEEETIGYLGEASELFNKVLKSTDNEKLKDDCRYYLNLCSYYSGESAVAHEESIDSSRELIKNILLADETMDTDRDMSMKNNIESLTMFLARQIWKLADPDCLYPATSVAAQKAAYLMKAADLLKWLYDENDFFRVHKELSDLYRVSAAIYMYDSRFEEALTAIEKAVEHAIAYDTSNGGVHSSLLVQGINDDFCSANKTCARLLANKLKQERYDRVRNNTNFRDAVNKLDRFINENQL from the coding sequence ATGGATAACTACATTTCAAAGAATCTGCGAAAGCTTCGTAAGGAGCATGACATGACTCAGGACGAGCTTGCCGGGAAACTGGGTGTCAGCTATCAGTCGGTCAGTAAATGGGAGCAGGGTAAAAGCAACCCCGATCTTGCCATGCTTCCTGCGATAGCGGTGCTGTTTGGGGTGACTATCGACGAGCTATACGGCATGGACGAGATAAAGCGTCAGCAGCGGTTAGTAAAGCTGAATAAACGAATAAAGGAAAACTATCAGCTTCATAGGGTAAACAATAATATCCCGTTGATACAGGAGGCGCTTGACGAATATCCCGACTCTTATGACCTGATGTTTGAGCTTGGGCGCTCGTATTTTCTTGCTCATGTTGATGAGGAGGAAACGATCGGCTATCTTGGGGAAGCAAGCGAGCTTTTTAATAAGGTCCTTAAATCTACAGATAATGAAAAGCTGAAAGACGACTGCCGTTACTACTTAAATCTTTGCAGCTATTACAGCGGTGAGAGTGCAGTTGCACACGAGGAAAGTATTGACAGCAGCCGTGAACTCATCAAGAATATCCTGCTTGCCGATGAAACAATGGACACCGACAGGGATATGTCAATGAAGAATAATATTGAGTCATTAACAATGTTTCTTGCAAGACAGATATGGAAGCTCGCCGACCCTGATTGTCTATACCCTGCGACGAGCGTTGCGGCTCAAAAGGCTGCATATCTTATGAAGGCTGCCGATCTGCTTAAATGGCTTTATGATGAGAATGACTTTTTCAGAGTACACAAGGAGCTTTCCGACCTATATCGTGTGAGTGCTGCTATTTATATGTATGACAGTCGTTTTGAGGAAGCGCTCACTGCTATTGAAAAAGCTGTGGAACACGCAATTGCTTATGATACCTCAAATGGTGGAGTTCATAGTTCTCTTTTGGTTCAAGGAATAAATGATGATTTCTGTAGTGCTAATAAGACTTGTGCTCGTTTACTTGCAAATAAGTTAAAGCAGGAAAGATATGATAGGGTGCGCAATAATACGAATTTCAGAGATGCAGTAAACAAACTTGATAGATTCATTAATGAAAATCAATTATAA